Proteins encoded together in one Coffea arabica cultivar ET-39 chromosome 2c, Coffea Arabica ET-39 HiFi, whole genome shotgun sequence window:
- the LOC113720528 gene encoding uncharacterized protein At3g06530 isoform X2: MIVGLLAQKVALAREPRRALIRLVVVVAQDCAKQANDLQWVRMSLMALINIIQLQSLKEIPRNSVDILVKIRCISEVLGGLTEEFNIDKFLTVFLDSLLQYSSEYSFADQNYHCTLISLLESIPLKFHVDHVVSKLLEVCSTISKKMDQSNVSESVGSQPKEILVSLYKKYPMELRQAIHKILQDTEVQSGKDGSKHEILSRILDGDGDFSLEFPDSKTWFALEHPKAEVRRSAVLGLDAGGILRYKAVNSKMFDIVQDAVLRRLQDDDLAVIQAALNVQSLDHMISPSILLGTIQSVLSRCVKILLMGASNEASIASEVAVSCLQLAITSFKDQDEYMKPLATMIFPLVLILPKTQRVNLKALELAKGLKWPFYRNLIGLSSSKEKFGLERISSVNLDNIGKLAENFRMHHEELIPWLLECSSRFQLSKTLLFLILLQSFMVPKLDFAQFSALYDALFPILQHEWEMLESTGNVAFAEASNLRMLDGDCRMFVERLFDSSVNELASEILVCLFWRLVEAFVTAAPDADKNAIWLCKLKNLYVFFASQSSQLFKKHLTHLVTKCKSSLSEFLPKLFTEEGVCSRVQVESLHSFVHLSSQSDENLGIQVLAEFPSVLVPLASNDQDVRMAAISCIEGLFTVWSRVNPSGCKNGNGAVWVYFLGEFFSLVVQQKKLILSDQNVLPSIFKSLFSCSTDNLLVQPNIGKRFDASTKDDFLVFLLGSALGLPAFAKLKVLSLLKGLGSKVTEITGVKSLLHDLLERRYQYHVLHNKLGQKLSKTDVDILCLLLEICTMPASPVDGNQFDDLLLVKALEINGSVSEDPAVVEPCLTFLKNLNSSLYGGLKAETQEILFRSLVILFRSGNADVQNSSTEALLRINISNLVVSKMLDFAAGCISSSSGSAVAKKKKKPVTHQDSDMLVDLFQQGETAISFLGSLLDILMLKKNMENRSSLLGSLFKLLHLIFMSNEGALGTVDEASKHIEASSGVSQTVSSSRVYIKQALLLILEDIASSTVKDSPEQDDISHVFDLELLVKCASLASDTATRNHVLSLFSTVAKIIPDKLLDHILDILNVTGEYAVSQWDSYSQRVFEDLISAVVPFWLSRTGDMEKLLQIFVDVLPQVSQHQRLSIIVCLLRNLGESRSFGSLLFLLFRSLVSNKSLFTFFDGEPSIDALISVINTKWEYSFARQLSAQYSCMTWLSSLVLLLQRIGISPWNEQHYMLLVVAMQFVLEKLQDPEISFLLDSREDIDSIQTTLGALMEQVVYLLHWVNARKKRIGVSLATKNGLKDHCRVVLKTIAEGLVPLSYFKVIIQLLRHDDKNVRKKALGLLSEKVKESGTINKLQERRQSKRSLRNSWLHFDESAQISFDELCLEILKLVDGSDDNLGGASLKLTAVSTLEVLAYRFPSDNPIFGMCLKSVSKNICSNNSAVSSGCLRATSAFIHVLGPRALSELPGIMACMFSRSRDISVSVAEESKSHDVSSSTASRTMRDSVFLSVLITLEAVVDKLGGFLNPYLGDILELLVLHPWYAFAGDVKLNLKADVVRKLVTDKIPVRLLLPPLLRIYTDAVKCGGSSVSAVFEMLQNMVTAMDRSTISAYHVQIFDLGLLALDLRCQCPDSIKDIQVVEEKVISSMVSLTMKLTETMFKPLFVKSIEWSGSYTEEREGRKTIQRAISFYDLVNKLAESHRSLFVPYFKYLLDGCVHHLSEDTQVTLTRKKKKVKLQVAVDENKDSGDELSVGLWHLRALILSSLHKCFLYDTGNLKFLDTSNFQVLLKPIVSQLLKDPPSSLEQRPDVPSIKEVDDSLVACVGQMAVTAGSDLLWKPLNHEVLMHTRSEKVRSRMLGLRIVKYLVENLKEEYLVFLPETIPFLGEVLEDVELPVKTLAQEILKEMEFMSGESLRQYL, from the exons ATGATTGTTGGTTTACTGGCCCAAAAAGTGGCATTAGCTCGTGAACCTCGTAGAGCGTTGATTCGCTTGGTCGTTGTTGTTGCTCAAGACTGTGCAAAACAGGCAAATGATTTGCAATGGGTTCGCATGTCATTGATGGCGTTGATTAATATCATTCAG TTGCAAAGTCTGAAGGAGATTCCCAGGAACAGTGTTGATATCCTTGTAAAAATCAG ATGTATTTCAGAGGTTCTTGGTGGACTGACTGAGGAGTTCAATATTGACAAGTTCCTGACTGTTTTCCTGGACTCCCTTCTTCAGTACAGTTCTGAGTACAG TTTTGCTGACCAGAACTACCATTGCACTTTGATTTCATTATTGGAGTCCATTCCTTTGAAATTCCATGTTGATCATGTGGTCTCCAAACTGCTGGAAGTATGCTCAACTATATCCAAAAAGATGGATCAGTCAAATGTTTCGGAATCAG TGGGAAGCCAACCTAAGGAAATTCTAGTTTCTCTATATAAAAAATATCCCATGGAGCTACGCCAAGCTATTCACAAGATTCTTCAG GATACTGAAGTGCAATCTGGAAAAGatggatcaaaacatgaaatccTTTCCAGGATTTTAGATGGAGATGGTGATTTCTCATTAGAATTTCCTGATTCAAAAACTTGGTTTGCGCTCGAACATCCAAAG GCCGAGGTACGCCGTTCTGCAGTGTTGGGGTTGGATGCAGGTGGAATTCTGAGATATAAGGCTGTTAATTCGAAG ATGTTCGACATTGTTCAAGATGCAGTACTGCGTCGACTTCAAGATGATGATCTGGCTGTTATTCAAGCAGCTTTAAATGTGCAGAGTCTAGATCACATGATAAGTCCTTCAATTCTTCTTGGCACCATCCAGAGTGTGCTTAGTAGATGCGTTAAAATTTTGTTGATGG GTGCATCTAATGAAGCATCTATAGCCAGTGAAGTTGCTGTGTCATGCTTGCAGCTAGCAATCACAAGTTTTAAAGATCAAGATGAATACATGAAACCTCTAGCAACAATGATTTTTCCTCTAGTTCTTATCCTACCAAAG ACACAAAGAGTGAATTTGAAAGCTTTGGAACTAGCCAAGGGATTGAAGTGGCCTTTCTATAGGAATCTAATCGGTCTTTCCTCGTCAAAGGAG AAATTTGGACTTGAGCGTATATCTTCAGTAAATTTGGATAATATCGGCAAGTTAGCAGAAAATTTTCGGATGCACCATGAAGAGTTGATACCTTGGCTTTTGGAATGCTCCAGTAGATTCCAGCTATCAAAAACATTGCTCTTTTTAATCCTTTTGCAATCATTTATGGTTCCAAAACTAG ATTTTGCTCAGTTTTCTGCATTATATGATGCCTTGTTTCCAATCCTTCAACATGAGTGGGAAATGTTGGAATCAACTGGGAATGTTGCTTTTGCAGAAGCG TCCAATTTAAGAATGCTAGATGGGGATTGCAGAATGTTTGTCGAGCGTCTATTTGACAGCAGCGTCAATGAGTTGGCTTCTGAGAtcctagtttgtttattttggagATTGGTGGAGGCATTTGTTACTGCAGCACCTGACGCT GATAAAAATGCAATATGGTTATGCAAGCTTAAGAACCTTTATGTATTCTTTGCATCTCAGTCAAGTCAACTTTTCAAGAAGCACCTTACTCACCTTGTCACCAAGTGCAAATCCTCGTTGTCTGAGTTTCTCCCAAAGTTGTTCACTGAAGAAG GGGTTTGTTCACGAGTCCAAGTTGAGAGTCTTCATTCCTTCGTGCATCTTTCTTCTCAGTCAGATGAGAATTTAGGAATTCAAGTGCTTGCTGAATTTCCTTCTGTTCTTGTCCCTCTGGCTAGTAATGATCAG GATGTAAGGATGGCTGCCATTAGCTGCATTGAAGGATTATTTACAGTGTGGTCACGTGTTAACCCCTCTGGATGTAAAAATG GAAACGGTGCTGTTTGGGTTTACTTTCTTGGGGAGTTCTTCAGCCTGGTGGTTCAGCAGAAGAAGCTAATATTATCAGACCAGAATGTTCTTCCATCTATTTTCAAGTCTTTGTTCAGCTGCTCTACTGATAACCTTTTAGTGCAACCGAATATTGGAAAGAG GTTTGATGCGTCGACAAAGGATGACTTCCTGGTTTTCTTGTTAGGCTCAGCATTAGGGCTTCCTGCCTTTGCAAAG CTGAAAGTTCTTTCTTTGCTCAAAGGTTTGGGAAGTAAAGTTACAGAAATTACTGGTGTGAAATCATTGCTTCATGATCTTCTGGAAAGGCGGTACCAATATCATGTTTTGCACAATAAGTTAGGtcagaaattgtcaaaaactgaTGTTGACATCCTGTGCCTTCTGCTGGAG ATTTGTACAATGCCTGCATCGCCAGTTGATGGAAATCAATTTGACGATCTTTTGCTAGTTAAGGCATTGGAG ATAAATGGAAGTGTATCTGAAGACCCAGCTGTGGTGGAGCCTTGCTTAACATTTTTGAAGAATCTTAATAGTTCTTTGTATGGAGGTTTAAAGGCTGAAACTCAG GAAATTCTCTTCAGATCTCTTGTTATTCTGTTCCGGAGTGGGAATGCTGATGTGCAGAACTCCTCTACAGAGGCCTTGCTACGGATAAAT ATTAGCAATTTGGTTGTGAGCAAGATGCTTGATTTCGCAGCGGGTTGTATAAGTAGTTCTAGTGGTTCTGCTGTtgcgaagaagaaaaagaaaccagTTACTCATCAGGACTCTGATATGTTAGTTGATTTGTTTCAGCAAGGAGAGACTGCAATCTCTTTCCTTGGCTCTCTGCTTGACATATTGATGTTAAAAAAGAACATGGAAAACAG ATCTTCTCTTCTGGGTTCATTGTTTAAACTTCTTCATctgatttttatgagtaatgaGGGGGCGCTTGGGACAGTGGATGAAGCCAGCAAACATATCGAGGCATCATCTGGAGTCTCTCAGACTGTTTCCAGCAGTCGAGTTTACATTAAACAGGCATTGCTATTAATCTTGGAAGACATTGCTTCATCAACCGTAAAGGATTCTCCAGAACAG GATGACATATCTCATGTGTTCGACTTGGAACTGCTGGTTAAATGTGCTAGTTTGGCAAGTGACACAGCCACGCGCAACCATGTGCTCTCATTGTTCTCCACTGTTGCAAAGATCATACCAGATAAACTTTTGGACCACATTCTGGACATACTGAATGTCACTGGTGAATATGCTGTGAGCCAG TGGGATTCTTATTCACAACGTGTATTTGAAGACCTCATATCTGCAGTTGTCCCATTTTGGTTGTCAAGGACTGGTGACATGGAGAAGTTGCTTCAG ATCTTTGTTGATGTACTGCCCCAAGTTTCCCAGCATCAGAGGCTCTCAATCATTGTATGCCTCTTGAG GAATCTGGGAGAGAGCAGAAGCTTTGGTTCGTTATTGTTCCTCCTGTTTCGTTCCTTAGTCTCAAACAAGAGTCTATTCACCTTTTTTGATGGAGAGCCTTCTATAGATGCCTTGATATCTGTAATCAATACAAAATGGGAGTATTCATTTGCCAGGCAATTATCTGCACAATATTCATGCATGACATGGCTTTCTTCACTCGTATTGCTGCTCCAGAGAATAGGAATCAGTCCTTGGAATGAACAACATTATATGCTGTTGGTAGTTGCAATGCAGTTTGTGTTAGAGAAACTGCAAGATCCTGAGATTTCTTTCCTGCTTGATTCAAGAGAAGATATAGATTCAATTCAG ACAACACTAGGAGCTCTTATGGAGCAAGTTGTTTATCTTCTACATTGGGTTAATGCACGAAAAAAGCGAATAGGTGTTTCTCTGGCTACAAAAAATGGACTAAAGGACCACTGTCGTGTTGTTTTGAAGACTATTGCAGAGGGCCTGGTACCGTTGTCATACTTCAAAGTGATCATTCAATTGCTGAGACATGATGACAAAAATGTGCGAAAGAAG GCTCTTGGGCTTCTATCTGAAAAGGTAAAAGAAAGTGGCACCATCAACAAACTTCAGGAAAGACGGCAATCTAAGAGAAGCCTTAGAAACTCATGGCTTCACTTTGATGAGAGTGCACAGATATCCTTTGATGAATTGTGTTTGGAAATATTGAAGTTAGTTGATGGTTCAGATGATAACTTGGGTGGTGCTTCATTGAAACTCACTGCTGTTTCAACATTGGAAGTATTGGCCTACAGATTCCCCTCGGATAATCCAATTTTTGGCATGTGTCTCAAATCTGTCAGTAAAAACATCTGTTCAAACAATTCTGCTGTTTCTTCTGGTTGCCTTCGTGCAACCAGTGCTTTCATTCATGTACTTGGTCCGAGGGCCCTGTCTGAGCTCCCTGGTATCATGGCATGCATGTTCAGCAGATCACGAGATATTTCTGTGTCTGTTGCAGAAGAATCCAAAAGTCATGATGTCAGTTCTTCTACTGCATCGAGAACTATGAGGGACTCTGTTTTCTTGTCTGTCCTCATTACCCTAGAGGCTGTTGTCGATAAACTTGGTGGTTTCTTAAACCCATATCTTGGTGATATTCTGGAACTTCTTGTGTTGCATCCTTGGTATGCTTTTGCAGGAGAtgtcaaattaaatttgaaagcTGATGTGGTTCGGAAGCTTGTAACTGATAAAATTCCT GTTCGACTTCTACTTCCTCCTCTGCTGAGGATATATACTGATGCTGTAAAGTGTGGAGGATCAAGTGTGTCTGCTGTATTTGAAATGCTTCAGAATATGGTGACTGCAATGGATAGATCTACTATCAGCGCTTATCATGTGCAAATTTTTGATCTTGGTCTGCTGGCTCTTGATCTTCGTTGTCAGTGTCCTGATTCGATCAAAGATATTCAAGTTGTGGAGGAAAAAGTGATTAGTTCTATGGTCTCTTTGACTATGAAACTTACAGAAACAATGTTCAAGCCACTTTTTGTAAAGAGTATTGAGTGGTCAGGATCATACACGGAAGAAAGGGAGGGAAGAAAAACTATTCAGCGTGCTATATCGTTCTATGATTTGGTGAATAAACTTGCTGAAAGCCATAG ATCATTGTTTGTTCCTTACTTCAAGTACTTGCTCGATGGTTGTGTGCATCATCTCAGTGAAGATACGCAAGTTACTTTAActagaaagaagaagaaggtgaAGCTTCAGGTGGCAGTGGATGAGAACAAAGACTCAGGCGATGAATTATCTGTTGGACTGTGGCACCTACGGGCATTGATTTTATCATCGCTGCATAAATGTTTTCTTTATGATACTGGGAACCTTAAGTTTCTTGATACATCAAACTTTCAG GTCCTCCTGAAACCAATTGTCTCGCAGCTTCTCAAAGATCCACCGTCTTCTCTAGAACAGCGTCCTGATGTACCATCCATAAAGGAAGTCGATGATTCATTGGTCGCTTGTGTTGGCCAGATGGCTGTTACTGCTGGCTCTGACCTTCTCTGGAAGCCCCTGAACCATGAG GTGCTGATGCATACTCGAAGCGAAAAGGTACGGTCCCGCATGTTGGGTCTGAGAATTGTCAAATATCTGGTAGAGAATCTAAAAGAAGAATATCTGGTATTTCTGCCGGAAACCATTCCATTCCTTGGCGAGGTGCTTGAGGATGTTGAATTACCTGTAAAGACTCTAGCGCAAGAGATACTTAAAGAGATGGAATTCATGAGTGGTGAAAGTCTTCGACAATACCTCTAA